DNA sequence from the Streptomyces sp. MST-110588 genome:
TCGAGGTGGCCGCCGCCGACGCGCGCGAGCTGGTCGACTACTGCGTCGGCGGCGCGCGCAGTGCCGTGGTCGTCACCTCGGCCGACGGCGAGAGCGCGCTGACCGACGGCCTGGCGCGGCTGGCCGGTTCCGGCCGGGAGGCGGTGCCGGAGCTGGAGCTGCTGCCGGGGTCGTACGACCTGCCGGGTGCCCGGCTGCTGGATCTGGTGCAGGTCATGGACCGGATCCGCGCCGAGTGCCCGTGGAGCGGCATCCGTACGCACGAGGACCTGGCGAAGTACGGCCTGGAGGAGGCGTACGAACTGGTCGAGGCCATCGAGGAGGGTGACCGGGAGGCGCTGCGCGAGGAGCTGGGCGATGTGCTGCTCCAGGTGATCTTCCACGCCCGGATCGCGCAGGACGACCCGGACGAGCCGTTCTCGGTGGACGATGTCGCCGGCGGGATCGTGGACAAGCTGATCCACCGGCATCCGCATGTGTTCGGCGAGGAGGCCGCCGAGACGCCCGAGGACGTCAAGGCCCACTGGCTGCGCACCAAGGCGATCGAGAAACAGCGCACTTCGGTCACGGAGGGTGTCCCGCTCGGTCAGCCCGCGCTGGCGCTCGCCGCCAAGCTGGCCTCCCGGGCCCGTACGGCCGGGATCGACGCCCTCCCGCCGGGGGAGGGCATCGGCTATGAGCTGCTCGCGCTGGCCGCCCGCGCGGAGGCTCAGGGCACGGACCCGGAGACGGCACTGCGCGCGGCGGCCCGTACGTACCGCGACGCGATCCGCGAGGCCGAGGGCGCACCGCTCACGGACCCCGGGACCGGCGCACCCGCCGCGACGGACTGACCTGCCGCCCCAGGACTCCGGAGCCCCGGGTGCGCCTCACCACCCGGCCGGATGCCGCCCACCGGCTATGGGCCCGCCCCGGCTACGGGCCCGCCCCCGGCTACGGGCCCGCCGGCCCCGAGGCAAGCATTGAGACGGGACCAACGGGTACTCGTATCAAATGACAGCACTGACCTCACCGATCGCAGAGACCGTCCAGCTCGCTGCGTTGCGTGACCATCTCGTCGGCATCGGCCCCGCGATTGCCGGCCTGGTCATCGTCATCGCCCTGATCCTGGCGGTGGTGTACGGGAAACGGCGCCGTGCCCGCGAGCCGGCGCCGCCTCCACCGGAATCGCAGCCGAAGGCGCCGAAGGACCCCACGGGGTACGAGACGGGCAGGCGCGAGGCCGCCGAGGTGCCGCACGAGGGCGAGCGGCTGCTGCCGCACGAGCTCAAGGACCACGGCAATTCCGCCAGCCGCCCAGGGGACCCGGACAAAGAGCAGAGCCCCTGGCAGGAGGGCCACAGCGGCTCCTTCGGCAACGGATGACACCCGGCCATCTGGACACCGTCACCGGCAGCAGGTAGGGACGCGGAGGCACGGACCCGGATGCGGATAACGTCAAGGGGTGCATGACCAGAGCTCTGACCTGCGGCAGGACCGCCCCGCCGGCTGCCCCGAACTCTTCACCTGGGAGTTCGCCACCGACCCGTACCCGGCGTACGCCTGGCTGCGCGAGCACGCGCCCGTACACAAGGCGCGGCTGCCCAGCGGCGTGGAGGCGTGGCTGGTGACGCGGTACGGGGACGCGCGGCAGGCGCTGGCGGATGCCAGGCTGTCGAAGAACCCCGTGCACCACAGTGAGGCGGCGCACGGTAAGGGGAAGGTGGGCATTCCCGGGGAGCGGAGCGCCAACTTGATGACGCATCTGCTCAACATCGATCCGCCCGATCACACCAGGCTGCGGCGCCTGGTGTCCAAGGCGTTCACGCCGCGCCGGATCGCCGCCTTCGCGCCGCGTGTGCGGGAGCTGACCGACGGGCTGATCGACGGGTTCGCCGGGCGGGGCGAGGCCGACCTGATCCACGAGTTCGCCTTCCCGCTGCCCATTTACGCCATCTGCGATCTGCTCGGCGTCCCGCGCGAGGATCAGGACGACTTCCGGGACTGGGCCGGGATGATGATCCGGCACGGCGGCGGGCCGCGCGGCGGAGTGGCCCGTTCCGTGAAGAAGATGCGGGCGTATCTGGCCGAGCTGATCCACCGCAAGCGTCTGGACCCGGGGGAGGACCTGATCTCGGGTCTGATCCGGGCGTCCGACCACGGCGAGCACCTTTCGGAGAACGAGGCCGCGGCCATGGCCTTCATCCTCCTTTTCGCCGGGTTCGAGACGACGGTCAACCTCATCGGCAACGGTACGTACGCGCTGCTGCGCAACCCCGGCCAGCGCCGGCGGCTGGAGGCGGCGCTGGCCGAGGGGGACACGGAGCTGCTGGCCACCGGCGTGGAGGAACTGCTGCGCTACGACGGGCCGGTGGAGCTGGCCACCTGGCGCTTCGCCACCCGCGACCTGACGCTGGGCGGGCAGCGGATCGCCGAGGGCGATCCGGTCCTGGTGGTGCTGGCCGCCGCCGACCGCGACCCGGAGCGGTTCGCCGGGCCCGACACCCTGGACCTGGGCCGGCGCGACAATCCGCACCTCGGGTACGGGCACGGCATCCACTACTGCCTCGGCGCGCCGCTGGCCCGCCTCGAAGGACAGACGGCGCTGGCCGCCCTGCTGACCCGGCTGCCCGGCCTGCGGCTGGCGGCCGATCCGCAGGAGCTGCGGTGGCGTGGCGGGCTCATCATGAGGGGGCTGCGGACCCTTCCCGTGGCATGGGATTTTCCGGCGCATTCCACGGACGCCCTGGTGGCGTCAAGTACTGTGCGCGATCAAAAAAATGACGCAGCGTCACCTGCGTGACCTCAGCGTGATCTCCGCTACACCGGCTTGTGACGAACGGGCGCCCCCGCTACTTTCAACCGATCGACAAGCGGTCGACGAGGCGATCGGCAGGCGATCGACAACTCAACCGCCCTCTCGAAAGGCAACCGCATGCGTTCCGGGAACGGCAGACACCGTCGCCCCCGCCAGGCTCCGGCAATCTTCGTGACGGCGGGAGTCACCGGCGCGGGCATCGCCATGCCCCTGCTCGCCGCCAGTGGCGCGCAGGCCGCGGACACCGCGACCTGGGACCGGGTCGCGCAGTGTGAGAGCGGCGGGGTGTGGAGCGCCGACGCCGGCAACGGCTATTACGGCGGGCTCCAGATCACGCAGGAGCTGTGGGACCGGTACGGCGGGGCCGCGTACGCCTCCCGCCCCGACCTCGCCAGCCGCTCCCAGCAGATCGTCGTGGCGGAGTCCATACTCAAGGCCCGCGGCCCGCAGGCGTGGCAGGGCTGCGCGGAGAGCGCGGGGCTGACCAAGGGTGGCGGGGCGCCGGGCGTGGACCCGGGCAGCACCCGCGCGCCGGAGCCGTCGCACTCCCCCTCGACGCCGTCCACGCCCTCGCCCACGTCACCCGGCTCCTCCTCGCCTTCCGGGACGCCCAAGCCGTCGGGTTCCGGGGCGCCTTCGCACACCCCGGCGCCGTCCCACAGCGGTACGCGGCCCAAGGCGGACCCGTCCGGCCGGGCGGGCTCGTCGGACTCCTCGGGCGCCTCGGACCGTACGGATGAATCCGACGCATCGGGCGCCACGGACGCGACGGATTCTTCGGGCACCTCGGACCCATCGGATGCGCGGGATTCCTCCGGTTCCTCGGGCACCTCGGATTCCCCGGGATCGTCTGGTTCATCTGATTCCGCCGGAAAGTCCGGCACCGGCGACCGGGACGGCTCGGGTACGTCCGGCCCCGGAGCCACCGACCCCACCACCGACCCGGGCGCGCCGGGGCTCCCCGGTGCCGGCAAGCACCGCGGCGGGCCGGACGGGGACGCGGGCCAGGAGGGCGACGGCCGCGGCTCCGGCGGGCGCCACGCCTCCCGTGGCGGGGACACGCACCGCGACCACCCGCCTGTTCGAACGGACTACGTCGTGCGGCCGGGTGACAACCTGTCAGTCATCGCCGAGGACTCCCGGACGCCCGGTGGCTGGCCCGCGCTCTACAAGGCCAACAAGGACGTCATCGGAGACGACCCGGATCTGATTCTGCCTGGTCAGCGCCTTGAAGTCGGTCGCTGACCGGCTCATTCGGAGCTGTTGGGTCCGCTTTGGCGAAAGTGAGACATGGCTCTCGTTCGGCTCGGGCGTGTCCGAGTCGGCCATTGTTTCGAAACCGCCCGCGACCTGCGGAAATGGGAGCTTCTCGGGTCACAAAACGGTCAACTCGCCTCAGAAGTAGGGGTT
Encoded proteins:
- a CDS encoding nucleoside triphosphate pyrophosphohydrolase; its protein translation is MPPGGTATGRLVLLTTSHRVAPGLLSWPAWQTLRAADRVLCADPEHPQLPYLREAGIEIEVAAADARELVDYCVGGARSAVVVTSADGESALTDGLARLAGSGREAVPELELLPGSYDLPGARLLDLVQVMDRIRAECPWSGIRTHEDLAKYGLEEAYELVEAIEEGDREALREELGDVLLQVIFHARIAQDDPDEPFSVDDVAGGIVDKLIHRHPHVFGEEAAETPEDVKAHWLRTKAIEKQRTSVTEGVPLGQPALALAAKLASRARTAGIDALPPGEGIGYELLALAARAEAQGTDPETALRAAARTYRDAIREAEGAPLTDPGTGAPAATD
- a CDS encoding DUF6479 family protein encodes the protein MTALTSPIAETVQLAALRDHLVGIGPAIAGLVIVIALILAVVYGKRRRAREPAPPPPESQPKAPKDPTGYETGRREAAEVPHEGERLLPHELKDHGNSASRPGDPDKEQSPWQEGHSGSFGNG
- a CDS encoding cytochrome P450, with amino-acid sequence MHDQSSDLRQDRPAGCPELFTWEFATDPYPAYAWLREHAPVHKARLPSGVEAWLVTRYGDARQALADARLSKNPVHHSEAAHGKGKVGIPGERSANLMTHLLNIDPPDHTRLRRLVSKAFTPRRIAAFAPRVRELTDGLIDGFAGRGEADLIHEFAFPLPIYAICDLLGVPREDQDDFRDWAGMMIRHGGGPRGGVARSVKKMRAYLAELIHRKRLDPGEDLISGLIRASDHGEHLSENEAAAMAFILLFAGFETTVNLIGNGTYALLRNPGQRRRLEAALAEGDTELLATGVEELLRYDGPVELATWRFATRDLTLGGQRIAEGDPVLVVLAAADRDPERFAGPDTLDLGRRDNPHLGYGHGIHYCLGAPLARLEGQTALAALLTRLPGLRLAADPQELRWRGGLIMRGLRTLPVAWDFPAHSTDALVASSTVRDQKNDAASPA
- a CDS encoding transglycosylase family protein — protein: MTAGVTGAGIAMPLLAASGAQAADTATWDRVAQCESGGVWSADAGNGYYGGLQITQELWDRYGGAAYASRPDLASRSQQIVVAESILKARGPQAWQGCAESAGLTKGGGAPGVDPGSTRAPEPSHSPSTPSTPSPTSPGSSSPSGTPKPSGSGAPSHTPAPSHSGTRPKADPSGRAGSSDSSGASDRTDESDASGATDATDSSGTSDPSDARDSSGSSGTSDSPGSSGSSDSAGKSGTGDRDGSGTSGPGATDPTTDPGAPGLPGAGKHRGGPDGDAGQEGDGRGSGGRHASRGGDTHRDHPPVRTDYVVRPGDNLSVIAEDSRTPGGWPALYKANKDVIGDDPDLILPGQRLEVGR